Proteins from a genomic interval of Oncorhynchus mykiss isolate Arlee chromosome 21, USDA_OmykA_1.1, whole genome shotgun sequence:
- the LOC110499844 gene encoding protein mono-ADP-ribosyltransferase PARP11-like, with protein MWAQSESSSEVEDMDISDMPVMTDYKTNSWHWFYLDTRGTWHMFENDQMERNSLTSQDIERYYTRNPKGVLQISTSRGINKLDFAEMVLTDIKTRKQTPIKRSNNTHNTGNSGRCSCVSPVPTHWEAVDPKYPYQVFCLKRDTAEYDYVAGCLKDGELDRRIKSICRIQNLDLWEFYCRKKIQLGRIQGVTEVKEEKLFHGTKVSNVHSICTYNFDNRLAGINGHILGKGTYFAKFASYADKYSPWNTDPVPLFGEAPQGFSSQKTKTMFLCKVIVGKTTLGKTDYLKPDDKSAINFHDSCVDNVIYPRIFVIFDPNQIYPEYLIQYY; from the exons ATGTGGGCTCAATCAGAAAGCAGTTCGGAAGTTGAGGACATGGACATCTCAGACATGCCTGTTATGACAGATTACAAAACAAATTCATGGCATTGGTTCTACCTGGACACGAGGGGAACGTGGCACATGTTTGAG AATGATCAAATGGAAAGAAACTCTCTGACCAGTCAGGACATTGAAAGGTATTACACAAGAAATCCAAAAGGAGTGTTACAGATATCCACATCCAGAGGCATCAACAAGCTGGATTTCGCTG AGATGGTTCTGACTGACATCAAAACAAGGAAGCAGACGCCAATCAAACGATCCAACAACACTCACAACACTGGGAATAGTGGAAG ATGCTCTTGTGTTAGTCCAGTGCCCACACACTGGGAAGCGGTGGACCCCAAATACCCCTATCAG GTGTTCTGTCTGAAGAGAGACACAGCTGAATATGATTATGTGGCAGGCTGCTTAAAGGATGGAGAACTAGACAGACGCATCAAATCCATCTGTAGAATACAGAACCTGGACCTCTGGGAGTTTTACTGTAG GAAAAAGATTCAGTTGGGAAGGATTCAAGGTGTTACAGAGGTCAAGGAGGAGAAGCTGTTTCATGGAACAAAAGTCAGCAACGTACACTCTATTTGTACATACAATTTTGACAACAGGTTAGCTGGTATCAACGGCCATATTCTTGGAAAAG GTACCTACTTTGCAAAATTTGCCTCATATGCAGATAAGTACAGTCCATGGAACACTGATCCAGTACCTCTGTTTGGTGAGGCACCACAAGGCTTCAGTAGCCAAAAGACCAAAACAATGTTTCTGTGCAAGGTGATAGTTGGGAAAACTACACTGGGAAAGACAGATTACCTCAAGCCTGATGACAAAAGTGCTATCAACTTCCATGACAGTTGTGTGGACAATGTCATATATCCCAGAATTTTTGTCATATTTGATCCCAATCAGATATATCCAGAGTACTTAATTCAGTACTATTGA